From Aquabacter sp. L1I39, the proteins below share one genomic window:
- a CDS encoding TIGR00645 family protein → MLERTLEQVLFRSRWLMAPFYVGLVVALLVLLFKFGHELLHFVSHAVSASESDIILGVLTLVDLTFTGNLVLIVIFSGYENFVSKIDPKGHPDWPEWMTQVDFAGLKQKLLASIVAISAIALLKAFMNLKPDADPSYLTWLVIIHVVFVGSSLVLAFSDKISGGKGH, encoded by the coding sequence ATGCTCGAACGCACGCTTGAACAGGTGCTGTTCCGCAGCCGCTGGCTGATGGCGCCCTTCTATGTGGGGCTGGTGGTGGCGCTGCTGGTGCTGCTGTTCAAGTTCGGCCACGAGCTTCTGCACTTCGTCTCCCATGCGGTGAGCGCCTCCGAGAGCGACATCATCCTGGGCGTGCTGACGCTGGTGGACCTGACCTTCACCGGCAATCTGGTGCTGATCGTCATCTTCTCGGGCTATGAGAATTTCGTCTCCAAGATCGACCCGAAGGGACATCCCGACTGGCCGGAATGGATGACGCAGGTGGATTTTGCCGGGCTCAAGCAGAAGCTCCTGGCCTCTATCGTGGCCATCTCGGCCATTGCGCTGCTGAAGGCCTTCATGAATCTGAAGCCGGATGCGGACCCGAGCTACCTGACCTGGCTCGTCATCATCCACGTGGTGTTCGTGGGCTCCAGCCTGGTGCTCGCCTTCTCCGATAAGATCAGCGGCGGCAAGGGGCACTGA
- a CDS encoding ABC transporter substrate-binding protein, with translation MDISRRNLLMSGAGLAGAAALGGMAGTPAFAQGAMPQFKPEPGASLRVLRWSPFVKGEEDAWLANTKKFTEATGIEVRIDKESWEDIRPKAAVAANVGSGPDIVWVWFDDAQQYPDKLLDVTPLANALGSKYGGWYEAPALYAKKDGKFIALPLATIGNAVVYRDSWMKEAGFSEFPKDTKAFLELGKALKAKGHPMGFTLGHGVGDGNNFCHWVLWSHGGKMVDDNGKVVINSPETVAALKYVAELYKTFIPGTESWLDVNNNRAFLAGEISCTANGVSVYYGAKNDPKLADMAADMRSTNFPVGPVGKEIELHQTTSACIFKYSKFPQAAQAYLAFMFDAPQMNAWITGASAYCCQTLKAFASNPVWTDNPIHKPYSRASETLRPNGYSGPLGPQSAAAMADWIVVDMVAEAATGQRTPEEAAKRAEQRASRIYR, from the coding sequence ATGGATATTTCCCGTCGCAATCTTCTCATGAGCGGCGCCGGGCTTGCCGGCGCGGCCGCTTTGGGCGGCATGGCCGGAACGCCGGCTTTCGCGCAAGGCGCCATGCCTCAGTTCAAGCCGGAGCCGGGCGCCTCGCTGCGCGTCCTGCGCTGGTCGCCCTTCGTGAAGGGCGAGGAAGACGCCTGGCTCGCCAACACCAAGAAGTTCACCGAGGCCACCGGCATCGAGGTGCGCATCGATAAGGAGAGCTGGGAGGACATCCGTCCCAAGGCGGCGGTGGCCGCAAATGTGGGCTCCGGCCCGGACATCGTGTGGGTGTGGTTCGACGACGCCCAGCAATATCCCGACAAGCTCCTGGACGTGACCCCGCTCGCCAATGCCCTCGGCAGCAAGTATGGCGGCTGGTATGAGGCGCCCGCCCTCTATGCCAAGAAGGACGGCAAGTTCATCGCCCTGCCGCTGGCGACCATCGGCAATGCGGTCGTCTATCGCGACAGCTGGATGAAAGAGGCCGGCTTCAGCGAGTTCCCGAAGGACACCAAGGCGTTCCTGGAACTGGGCAAGGCGCTCAAAGCCAAGGGCCATCCCATGGGCTTCACGCTCGGCCATGGCGTCGGCGACGGCAACAATTTCTGCCATTGGGTGCTGTGGTCCCACGGCGGCAAGATGGTGGATGACAACGGCAAGGTGGTCATCAACAGCCCGGAGACGGTCGCCGCCCTGAAATATGTGGCCGAGCTCTACAAGACCTTCATCCCCGGCACCGAGAGCTGGCTGGACGTGAACAATAACCGCGCCTTCCTGGCCGGTGAAATCTCCTGCACCGCCAATGGCGTGTCGGTCTATTACGGCGCCAAGAACGATCCCAAGCTCGCCGACATGGCCGCCGACATGCGTTCCACCAACTTCCCCGTCGGCCCGGTGGGCAAGGAGATTGAGCTGCACCAGACCACGTCTGCCTGCATCTTCAAATACTCCAAGTTCCCGCAAGCGGCGCAGGCCTATCTGGCCTTCATGTTCGACGCGCCGCAGATGAACGCCTGGATCACCGGCGCCAGCGCCTATTGCTGCCAGACGCTCAAGGCCTTCGCCTCCAACCCGGTGTGGACCGACAACCCGATCCACAAGCCCTATTCGCGGGCGTCCGAGACCCTGCGGCCGAACGGCTATTCCGGCCCGCTCGGTCCGCAATCGGCGGCTGCCATGGCGGACTGGATCGTGGTGGACATGGTGGCGGAAGCCGCCACCGGCCAGCGCACCCCCGAGGAAGCTGCCAAGCGCGCCGAGCAGCGCGCCAGCCGCATCTATCGCTGA
- a CDS encoding 2-hydroxyacid dehydrogenase, with protein sequence MTAADRPYLLTTGSVMDHVVERQLAEHFTLVGGMDVEGAIAAHGSEIRAIATRGRLKVDEAMMARLPKLEIVSNFGVGYDTVDAAAAARRGVMVTNTPEVLNEEVADLTLGLLLATVREIPQADRFLREGKWLKGAYPLGLTLRDRKVGIVGMGRIGKAIARRIEAFGLPISYHTRTTQADLPYRHYGDLVAMAGDVDTLILILPGGPSTRHLVNAQVLEALGPDGILINVARGTVVDEQALVAALKAGTIRAAGLDVFEDEPHVPAELIAMDNVVLLPHVGSSTHHTRTAMGQLVVDNILSWFAGKGPLTPVAETPWPKA encoded by the coding sequence ATGACCGCAGCTGACCGCCCCTATCTCCTGACCACCGGCTCTGTGATGGACCATGTGGTGGAGCGGCAATTGGCCGAGCATTTCACCCTGGTGGGCGGCATGGACGTGGAGGGCGCCATCGCCGCCCATGGCTCCGAGATCCGCGCCATCGCCACCCGCGGCCGCCTGAAGGTGGACGAGGCCATGATGGCCCGCCTGCCCAAGCTGGAGATCGTCTCCAATTTCGGTGTCGGCTATGACACCGTGGACGCCGCTGCCGCCGCCCGGCGTGGCGTCATGGTCACCAACACCCCCGAGGTGCTGAACGAAGAGGTGGCCGACCTGACGCTGGGCCTGCTGCTGGCCACCGTCCGCGAGATTCCCCAGGCCGACCGCTTCCTGCGCGAAGGCAAGTGGCTGAAGGGGGCCTATCCGCTGGGCCTGACCCTGCGCGACCGCAAGGTGGGCATCGTCGGCATGGGCCGCATCGGAAAGGCCATCGCGCGTCGCATCGAGGCGTTCGGCCTGCCCATCTCCTATCACACCCGCACCACGCAGGCGGATCTGCCCTATCGCCATTATGGCGACCTGGTGGCCATGGCTGGTGACGTGGACACGCTCATCCTCATCCTGCCCGGCGGTCCCTCCACCAGGCACCTCGTCAATGCGCAGGTGCTGGAGGCGCTGGGTCCCGACGGCATTCTGATCAATGTGGCGCGCGGCACGGTGGTGGACGAGCAGGCGCTTGTCGCCGCGCTGAAGGCGGGCACCATCCGCGCCGCCGGCCTCGACGTGTTCGAGGACGAGCCCCACGTGCCGGCCGAGCTGATCGCCATGGACAATGTGGTGCTGCTGCCCCACGTGGGCTCCTCCACCCACCACACCCGCACCGCCATGGGGCAGCTGGTGGTGGACAACATCCTGTCCTGGTTCGCTGGCAAGGGGCCCCTCACCCCGGTGGCCGAGACCCCCTGGCCCAAGGCCTGA
- a CDS encoding protease inhibitor Inh/omp19 family protein, which translates to MMRFATAPLLLALCAASFGAGLAAGLPPAFAQGAGAPRSETRPASQKPASTRPAKVDPALQAAAQKVAGPFLLSSADGMRTCAVTLRADPAPGPAPAFLLGLDAGACTAIAFAPQLSAWTPDPSGAVRLLDGQGRLVAEFTEATGGSYEALREGDGVYFLAPPAAQSGIEVSVEEMTGDWDLARTAGKPICRWTLSADPAAGGSRAVRVAPGCDAGLAQFAPVGWRIEGGNVLVESGSGATTLRFARQEDGSWAKVPERGRPLLLLRP; encoded by the coding sequence ATGATGCGCTTCGCCACCGCTCCGCTCCTTCTCGCCCTTTGCGCCGCGAGCTTCGGCGCGGGGCTGGCCGCAGGGCTGCCGCCCGCCTTCGCCCAGGGCGCGGGCGCCCCCAGGAGCGAGACGCGTCCCGCGTCCCAGAAACCTGCGTCCACGCGGCCTGCCAAGGTGGACCCCGCCCTCCAGGCCGCCGCACAGAAGGTGGCCGGCCCCTTCCTTCTCTCCAGCGCCGATGGCATGCGCACCTGCGCCGTGACGCTGCGCGCCGACCCGGCCCCCGGACCGGCCCCCGCCTTCCTGCTGGGCCTCGATGCCGGGGCCTGCACGGCCATCGCCTTCGCCCCGCAGCTCTCGGCCTGGACGCCGGACCCCTCGGGCGCGGTGCGGCTGCTGGATGGGCAGGGCCGCCTGGTGGCGGAATTCACCGAGGCCACCGGCGGCAGCTATGAGGCGCTGCGGGAAGGCGACGGGGTCTATTTCCTGGCTCCCCCCGCCGCGCAGAGCGGCATCGAGGTGTCGGTGGAGGAGATGACCGGCGACTGGGACCTCGCCCGCACCGCCGGCAAGCCGATCTGCCGATGGACCCTGTCCGCGGATCCTGCGGCTGGCGGCAGCCGCGCGGTGCGCGTCGCCCCCGGATGCGATGCGGGCCTCGCCCAGTTCGCGCCGGTGGGATGGCGGATCGAAGGCGGCAACGTGCTGGTGGAGTCCGGCTCGGGCGCGACGACCCTGCGATTCGCGCGACAGGAAGATGGCAGCTGGGCGAAGGTGCCCGAGCGCGGACGCCCCCTGTTGCTGTTGCGACCGTGA
- a CDS encoding carbohydrate ABC transporter permease, producing MADVAAREAPRASGRSWWAGIGQGRHVLGLLFLLPAAVFLLLFLTYPLGLGVWLGFTDTRIGREGVFIGLENYQFMWEDTVFWLAVFNTVLYTTAASILKFALGLWLALLLNQHLPFKSFFRAIVLLPWVVPTVLSAIAFWWIFDAQFSVISWALIKIGLIEHNINFLGDSTNARASVIAANVWRGIPFVAISLLAGLQTIPQSLHEAATLDGASGWQRFRFITLPMLSPIIAVVMTFSVLFTFTDFQLIYVLTRGGPLNATHLMATLSFQRAIPGGQLGEGAAIAVAMIPFLLAAILFSYFGLQRRKWQQGGGD from the coding sequence ATGGCAGACGTGGCGGCGCGGGAGGCCCCCCGGGCATCCGGCAGATCCTGGTGGGCCGGCATCGGCCAGGGGCGGCATGTGCTCGGCCTCCTATTCCTCCTGCCGGCGGCGGTGTTCCTGCTGTTGTTCCTCACCTACCCGCTGGGGCTCGGCGTGTGGCTCGGCTTCACCGACACGCGCATCGGCCGGGAGGGGGTGTTCATCGGACTGGAGAACTACCAGTTCATGTGGGAGGACACCGTGTTCTGGCTGGCGGTGTTCAACACCGTACTCTACACGACCGCCGCCTCCATCCTGAAATTCGCACTCGGCCTCTGGCTGGCGCTGCTCCTGAACCAGCATCTGCCGTTCAAGAGCTTCTTCCGCGCCATCGTCCTGCTGCCGTGGGTGGTGCCCACGGTACTGTCCGCCATCGCCTTCTGGTGGATCTTCGATGCCCAGTTCTCGGTCATCTCCTGGGCCCTCATCAAAATCGGGCTCATCGAGCACAACATCAACTTCCTGGGCGATTCCACCAATGCCCGCGCCTCGGTGATCGCCGCGAATGTGTGGCGCGGCATTCCGTTCGTGGCCATCTCGCTCCTGGCGGGCCTCCAGACCATCCCGCAATCGCTGCACGAGGCGGCAACGCTCGACGGGGCGAGCGGCTGGCAGCGCTTCCGCTTCATCACCTTGCCCATGCTCTCGCCCATCATCGCGGTGGTGATGACCTTCTCGGTGCTGTTCACCTTCACCGACTTCCAGCTGATCTATGTGCTCACCCGCGGCGGGCCGCTCAACGCCACCCATCTGATGGCGACCTTGTCCTTCCAGCGGGCCATTCCCGGTGGCCAGTTGGGCGAGGGCGCGGCCATCGCGGTGGCCATGATCCCCTTCCTCCTGGCGGCGATCCTGTTCAGCTATTTCGGCCTGCAGCGCCGCAAGTGGCAGCAGGGCGGGGGCGACTGA
- a CDS encoding ABC transporter ATP-binding protein, giving the protein MATVDIRGVKKAYGTTAVIHGVDVEIRDGEFVVLVGPSGCGKSTLLRMIAGLENITGGEILIGNRVVNEVPPKERDIAMVFQNYALYPHMTVADNMGFSLKLRKAPKSEIDGRVQKAAGILGLTHLLDRYPRQLSGGQRQRVAMGRAIVRDPQVFLFDEPLSNLDAKLRVQMRTEIKELHQRLKTTTVYVTHDQIEAMTMADKIVVMHDGIVEQIGAPLDLYDRPANQFVAGFIGSPAMNFIKGTVRVNGKATFVTDGGATLPLEAVPAGINGKRAVYGLRPEHVRLDPAGVPVEIIVVEPTGSEILAIARIGAEGKGGQEISLLFRERLALAPGETIRIMPLEGMPHLFDEASGARLAS; this is encoded by the coding sequence ATGGCGACCGTCGACATTCGCGGTGTGAAGAAAGCCTATGGTACGACGGCCGTGATCCACGGCGTCGATGTGGAAATTCGCGACGGTGAGTTCGTCGTCCTGGTGGGTCCCTCCGGCTGCGGCAAGTCCACGCTCCTGCGCATGATCGCGGGCCTTGAGAACATCACCGGGGGTGAGATCCTGATCGGCAACCGCGTGGTCAACGAGGTGCCGCCCAAGGAACGGGACATTGCCATGGTGTTCCAGAACTACGCGCTCTATCCGCACATGACGGTGGCGGACAATATGGGCTTCTCGCTGAAGCTGCGCAAAGCCCCCAAGTCCGAGATTGACGGGCGGGTGCAGAAGGCGGCCGGCATTCTCGGCCTCACCCACCTTCTGGACCGCTATCCCCGCCAGCTCTCCGGCGGCCAGCGCCAGCGCGTGGCCATGGGCCGGGCCATCGTGCGCGATCCGCAGGTGTTCCTGTTCGACGAGCCGCTCTCCAACCTTGATGCCAAGCTGCGCGTGCAGATGCGCACCGAGATCAAGGAACTGCACCAGCGCCTGAAGACCACCACCGTCTATGTGACCCACGACCAGATCGAGGCCATGACCATGGCCGACAAGATCGTGGTCATGCATGACGGCATCGTGGAGCAGATCGGCGCCCCGCTCGACCTGTATGACCGCCCCGCCAACCAGTTCGTCGCCGGCTTCATCGGCTCGCCCGCCATGAACTTCATCAAGGGCACGGTGCGCGTCAACGGCAAGGCCACCTTCGTCACCGACGGCGGCGCCACCTTGCCGCTGGAAGCGGTGCCCGCCGGCATCAATGGCAAGCGCGCTGTCTACGGCCTGCGGCCGGAGCATGTGCGCCTCGATCCCGCCGGCGTGCCGGTGGAGATCATCGTGGTGGAGCCCACGGGCTCGGAAATCCTTGCCATTGCCCGCATCGGCGCGGAAGGCAAAGGCGGCCAGGAGATTTCCCTCCTGTTCCGGGAGCGTCTTGCCCTTGCGCCCGGCGAGACCATCCGCATCATGCCGCTGGAGGGCATGCCGCATCTGTTCGACGAGGCAAGCGGCGCGCGCCTCGCCAGCTGA
- the rpsP gene encoding 30S ribosomal protein S16, translating to MSLKIRLARGGAKKRPYYRIVVADARSPRDGRFIEKIGTYNPLIAGERVTIDVEKAKAWLEKGAQPTDRVARFLDAQGLMKREARNNPQKAEPGKKAQERAAERAKAAEAAAAAAASAE from the coding sequence ATGTCCCTGAAGATCCGCCTCGCCCGCGGCGGCGCCAAGAAGCGCCCCTATTACCGCATCGTCGTCGCCGACGCCCGTTCGCCCCGCGACGGCCGCTTCATCGAGAAGATCGGCACCTACAACCCGCTGATCGCCGGTGAGCGCGTCACCATCGACGTGGAGAAGGCCAAGGCCTGGCTCGAAAAGGGCGCCCAGCCCACCGACCGCGTGGCCCGCTTCCTCGACGCCCAGGGCCTCATGAAGCGCGAAGCCCGCAACAACCCGCAGAAGGCCGAGCCCGGCAAGAAGGCCCAGGAGCGCGCTGCCGAGCGGGCCAAGGCCGCCGAAGCCGCCGCCGCTGCCGCCGCCTCCGCGGAGTGA
- a CDS encoding TorF family putative porin encodes MKKLALAAAASTMIVGSAFAADLSTMPVKAVVAPPPPPMWDLAFGVTGTTDYLFRGISQTNNNPAIQGFVELQLFDWVYFNVWASNQNWVATTMEGLGYLSTNSSLEVDFSGGLRHTWGNFALDVGAVYYTYPGGSGSNNIDPTVGSLKSTNFNYWEIYAKPSYQVAPWLNLGLNLYWTSDFASTGTDGTALSVTAKVPLPAFGPGGDFGWYVSGEFGHQWLSTSAYNYDVTNIFTGYTYNQTIAGYNWWNAGIAFTYKAATLDLRYSGTDLSNEDCAFMISNQNACGNKFVASLSFATSFNALK; translated from the coding sequence ATGAAAAAGCTCGCACTCGCTGCCGCTGCCAGCACGATGATCGTCGGCTCGGCCTTCGCAGCCGACCTGTCGACGATGCCCGTGAAGGCCGTGGTGGCGCCGCCGCCGCCCCCCATGTGGGACCTGGCCTTCGGTGTGACCGGCACGACCGACTATCTGTTCCGCGGTATCAGCCAGACGAACAACAACCCGGCCATCCAGGGCTTTGTCGAACTCCAGCTGTTCGACTGGGTGTATTTCAACGTGTGGGCGTCCAACCAGAACTGGGTTGCCACCACGATGGAAGGCCTGGGCTATCTGTCCACCAACAGCTCGCTTGAAGTCGACTTCTCCGGTGGCCTGCGTCACACCTGGGGCAACTTCGCCCTCGACGTCGGCGCGGTGTACTACACCTATCCGGGTGGCTCTGGCTCCAACAACATCGATCCGACGGTTGGCTCCCTGAAGTCCACGAACTTCAACTACTGGGAAATCTACGCCAAGCCGTCCTACCAGGTTGCGCCCTGGCTGAACCTCGGCCTGAACCTCTACTGGACCAGCGACTTCGCCTCCACCGGCACCGACGGCACCGCGCTCTCGGTCACCGCCAAGGTTCCGCTGCCGGCCTTCGGCCCCGGTGGCGACTTCGGCTGGTACGTGTCTGGCGAATTCGGCCATCAGTGGCTGTCCACCAGCGCCTACAATTACGATGTGACCAACATCTTCACCGGTTACACCTACAATCAGACCATTGCCGGCTATAACTGGTGGAATGCGGGCATCGCCTTCACCTACAAGGCGGCGACCCTGGATCTGCGCTATTCCGGCACCGATCTCAGCAACGAAGATTGCGCCTTCATGATCAGCAACCAGAACGCTTGCGGCAACAAGTTCGTCGCCAGCCTGTCCTTCGCGACCTCCTTCAACGCCCTGAAGTGA
- the rimM gene encoding ribosome maturation factor RimM (Essential for efficient processing of 16S rRNA), with the protein MTDRVLIARIGAPHGVRGEVRLFVFGEDPEALFDYPLTNEAGTRTFTVASLRPAKDHFVARLKGVDDRNAAETLTNTDLFVPRDALPPAEDEDTFYHADLIGLRAEAPDGAPLGTVTALFDFGAGDILEYAPTGGGRTRLVPFTRAAVPVVDLAAGRVVIDLPAEIEGEPQGGAEGPSSDAAPDEA; encoded by the coding sequence ATGACCGACCGTGTTCTCATCGCGCGCATCGGCGCGCCGCACGGGGTGCGGGGCGAAGTGCGCCTGTTCGTCTTCGGCGAGGACCCGGAGGCGCTGTTCGACTATCCCCTCACCAATGAGGCCGGCACCCGCACCTTCACGGTCGCAAGCCTGCGCCCGGCCAAAGACCATTTCGTCGCCCGCCTCAAGGGCGTGGACGACCGCAATGCGGCCGAGACGCTCACCAATACCGATCTGTTCGTGCCCCGTGACGCCCTGCCGCCAGCGGAGGATGAGGACACCTTCTACCATGCCGACCTGATCGGTCTGCGCGCCGAGGCGCCAGACGGTGCGCCGCTGGGCACGGTGACCGCCCTGTTCGATTTCGGCGCCGGCGACATCCTGGAATATGCCCCCACGGGCGGAGGCCGGACGCGCCTGGTGCCCTTTACCCGCGCCGCCGTGCCGGTGGTGGACCTGGCGGCGGGGCGCGTGGTCATCGACCTGCCCGCCGAGATCGAGGGGGAGCCGCAAGGTGGCGCTGAGGGCCCGTCGTCGGACGCGGCGCCGGACGAGGCCTGA
- a CDS encoding carbohydrate ABC transporter permease, with translation MNDQTVTDNSTGMSYLDSLPKRLITVVLPLLVFVFVLLFPFYWMAITAIKPNYQLTDYTNYSPLWVVEPTLEHIKYLLFETSYPGWLWNTMLISVCATFISLVASVFAAYAIERLRFHGSRWVGLGIFLAYLVPPSILFIPLALMVFKLGIYDTKLALILTYPTFLVPFSTWLLMGYFRSIPYELEECALVDGASRWQILIKVLLPLSVPGLISAGIFSFTLSWNEFIYALTFIQSSENKTVPVGVLTELVRSDVYEWGALMAGALIGSLPVVILYSFFVDYYVSSMTGAVKE, from the coding sequence ATGAACGATCAGACCGTCACCGACAACTCCACCGGCATGAGCTATCTGGACAGCCTGCCGAAGCGCCTGATCACGGTGGTCCTGCCGCTCCTGGTCTTCGTCTTCGTGCTGCTGTTTCCGTTCTATTGGATGGCGATCACGGCCATCAAGCCGAACTACCAGCTGACCGATTACACCAATTATTCCCCGCTCTGGGTGGTGGAGCCGACGCTGGAGCACATCAAGTATCTCCTGTTCGAGACCTCCTATCCGGGCTGGCTCTGGAACACGATGCTGATCTCGGTGTGCGCCACCTTCATCTCGCTGGTGGCCTCGGTCTTCGCCGCCTATGCCATCGAGCGCCTGCGCTTCCACGGCTCGCGCTGGGTGGGGCTCGGCATCTTCCTGGCCTATCTGGTGCCGCCCTCCATCCTGTTCATCCCGCTGGCGCTGATGGTGTTCAAGCTCGGCATCTACGACACCAAGCTCGCCCTCATCCTCACCTATCCCACCTTCCTGGTGCCCTTTTCCACCTGGCTGCTCATGGGCTATTTCCGCTCCATCCCCTATGAGCTGGAGGAATGCGCCCTGGTGGACGGTGCCTCGCGCTGGCAGATCCTCATCAAGGTGCTGCTGCCGCTCTCCGTGCCGGGCCTGATCTCGGCGGGCATCTTCTCCTTCACCTTGTCCTGGAACGAATTCATCTATGCGCTGACCTTCATCCAGTCCTCGGAGAACAAGACGGTGCCGGTGGGCGTGCTCACCGAATTGGTGCGATCCGACGTCTATGAATGGGGGGCCCTCATGGCCGGCGCGCTCATCGGCTCGCTGCCGGTGGTGATCCTCTATTCCTTCTTCGTGGACTATTACGTCTCGTCCATGACCGGGGCGGTGAAAGAGTAA